Proteins found in one Crassostrea angulata isolate pt1a10 chromosome 3, ASM2561291v2, whole genome shotgun sequence genomic segment:
- the LOC128176473 gene encoding LOW QUALITY PROTEIN: neuroendocrine convertase 1-like (The sequence of the model RefSeq protein was modified relative to this genomic sequence to represent the inferred CDS: deleted 1 base in 1 codon): MNLWILSTLYTLLVCHVVSIRGDHFVNEWAVEIPGGFRQARDVARSHGYEIIKEIKPFENHYLLRHRDVPIRSKRSAHHHTRRLEKDGRVRWADQQVEKIRRKRGIISTDDIETRAYTDLHFNDPLWNKEWYLHDSRTDTSLPKLDLHVLPVWARGITGKGIVVCVLDDGLEKNHTDIAANYDPYASYDLNDEDDDPQPRYDPTDENKHGTRCAGEIAMVANNNKCGVGIAYNSRIGGVRMLDGRVTDHLEASAIAFNHTYVDVYSASWGPNDDGKTVEGPGPLATKAFEKGITEGRGGKGVIYAWASGNGGRLGDNCDCDGYTGSIYTISINSASQHQHTPWYAEKCASTIASAYSSGAYNDQRIASADLHGRCTTQHTGTSAAAPLAAGIFALVLEANPSLTWRDMQHIITWTAEYSSLKDNPGWRKNGAGFWVNNAFGYGILNAKSMVEVSQNWVTVPEKYICVVGTEGTQINFPQTLRSGQELEIDLQTTGCKGQSNEINFIEHVQIELDMEYTKRGDLAINLTSAMGVRTMILQERPLDSSKDGFHKWKFMSVHSWGEKPAGTWKVKVRDMKGTDNTGTIKSARLIIHGTKEIPHHVTGSGGQRVYNDEYNKVKDERDERRKNAVHLEKFIQDRVSVMFGMVSVDLGWMITKVKRGPNFIINVLEIGGSPAQDTQLLTFLLNEMTNYRTELNSLKADLKTLGLDIATLKTTNAGLVQQNALLNTTVAGLKTKNEHLEKQLMNNISRLESDIVTVDKSTNTSVLFIQFELQLLQKRFEGSLKNVSLEVEYLKRLFNNATNTHAGCCTSAHAIASNKSLSDLVVRVNNLQSTLNMTSTSVDQIVAQSKDVAFSVMGASGSQFQLSGIVFPKVTTNVGGAYNASTGIFTAPTQGVYMFSLSDLSINNNTVATPFVLNGKRVGGCTKDNYSVGALFSCQAILVLNVGDQVKTKDFYDGPFHCSTSEFIGWKL, translated from the exons ATGAACCTTTGGATTTTAAGTACTTTATACACATTGCTTGTCTGCCATGTAGTTTCTATACGAGGGGATCACTTTGTTAACGAATGGGCTGTTGAAATCCCTGGCGGATTTCGTCAAGCTCGAGACGTCGCCAGATCTCATGGATATGAAATCATAAAGGAA ATAAAACCATTTGAAAACCACTATTTGTTGCGTCACCGAGATGTACCAATCAGATCAAAGCGTTCAGCGCATCATCATACACGTCGCCTTGAAAAGGATGGGCGC GTGAGATGGGCAGATCAGCAGGTTGAAAAAATCCGACGAAAACGTGGCATTATTTCTACAGATGATATTGAGACAAGGGCTTACACCGATTTACATTTTAATGACCCGCTATGGAACAAAGAATGGTATTTG CATGACAGCCGCACAGATACCAGTCTTCCGAAACTCGATTTGCACGTGCTTCCGGTTTGGGCGAGAGGGATCACGGGAAAAGGCATTGTCGTTTGCGTGCTTGATGATG GCCTGGAGAAAAACCACACAGATATTGCAGCAAACTAC GATCCTTACGCCAGTTATGATTTAAATGACGAGGATGATGACCCACAGCCTCGATATGACCCGACCGACGAAAACAA GCATGGTACACGATGCGCAGGAGAAATTGCCATGGTAGCAAATAACAACAAATGTGGAGTGGGAATTGCTTACAACTCCAGAATTGGAG GGGTCCGGATGTTGGATGGTCGAGTCACAGACCACCTTGAGGCGTCCGCCATTGCTTTCAACCATACTTATGTGGATGTGTACAGCGCCTCCTGGGGACCAAACGATGACGGGAAAACAGTAGAGGGTCCCGGTCCTCTAGCTACGAAGGCTTTTGAAAAGGGAATAACAGAG GGTCGTGGTGGAAAGGGGGTGATCTACGCATGGGCGTCCGGAAATGGCGGTCGTCTTGGAGACAACTGTGATTGCGATGGATACACCGGAAGTATATACACAATCTCTATCAACAGCGCCTCACAACACCAGCATACTCCTTGGTACGCCGAAAAATGTGCCTCAACCATCGCTTCAGCGTACTCCAGCGGCGCTTACAATGACCAGAGAATC gCCAGTGCTGATTTACACGGGAGATGCACCACCCAACACACCGGAACTTCCGCTGCAGCTCCACTGGCTGCCGGAATTTTTGCTTTGGTCTTGGAAGCAAA TCCCAGCCTTACATGGCGTGATATGCAACATATCATCACATGGACAGCAGAATATTCTTCCTTGAAGGACAATCCGGGTTGGAGGAAAAATGGCGCAGGATTCTGGGTCAATAATGCGTTTGGATACGGAATTCTGAATGCTAAGAGTATGGTGGAGGTGTCCCAGAACTGGGTTACGGTTCCTGAGAAATACATCTGTGTCGTAGGAACAGAAGGAACACAAATTAACTTTCCTCA AACCTTAAGGAGTGGACAAGAATTGGAAATCGATCTCCAAACTACCGGATGTAAAGGTCAGAGTAATGAGATAAACTTCATCGAACACGTCCAGATAGAACTGGATATGGAATATACAAAGCGCGGGGACCTAGCTATCAACCTTACATCAGCCATGG GTGTCCGAACAATGATTCTACAAGAAAGACCCTTGGACTCCTCAAAGGATGGTTTCCATAAATGGAAATTTATGTCTGTTCACTCATGGGGTGAAAAACCAGCAGGCACCTGGAAAGTGAAGGTCAGAGATATG AAAGGAACGGATAACACAGGAACAATCAAGTCTGCTAGACTGATAATACATGGAACAAAGGAGATCCCTCATCACGTGACTGGAAGCGGAGGTCAAAGGGTGTACAACGATGAGTACAATAAGGTCAAAGACGAGAGAGAT gAACGTCGAAAGAATGCTGTACACCTGGAAAAATTTATCCAAG ATAGAGTATCAGTT ATGTTTGGAATGGTTAGCGTTGACCTCGGGTGGATGATAACCAAAGTTAAAAGGGGACCAAATTTCATTATTAATGTTCTGGAAATTGG TGGATCTCCGGCTCAGGATACCCAACTGCTAACGTTTTTGCTGAATGAAATGACAAATTACAGAACGGAATTGAACTCTTTAAAAGCGGATCTTAAGACTCTTGGATTAGATATAGCAACTCTGAAGACGACGAATGCTGGTTTGGTACAACAAAACGCGTTGCTGAACACCACAGTTGCTGGTTTGAAAACGAAGAATGAACACTTGGAAAAACAACTCATGAATAACATCAGCAGGCTTGAGTCAGATATTGTAACGGTGGATAAATCGACAAACACATCAGTATTGTTCATTCAATTTGAGCTACAACTTCTTCAAAAACGCTTTGAAGGAAGTTTGAAAAATGTTTCGCTGGAGGTTGAATATCTGAAACGTCTCTTCAACAATGCTACCAATACTCACGCCGGATGCTGTACATCTGCGCACGCAATCGCCAGTAACAAATCTTTGTCCGACTTGGTCGTCAGAGTGAACAATTTACAGTCAACGCTGAATATGACGAGTACTTCAGTTGATCAAATTGTGG CGCAATCCAAAGACGTTGCATTTTCTGTGATGGGGGCATCGGGCAGCCAATTTCAACTGAGCGGCATAGTTTTCCCCAAAGTAACGACAAACGTCGGAGGGGCTTACAACGCAAGTACCGGGATATTCACAGCCCCCACGCAGGGGGTCTATATGTTCTCTCTATCCGACCTCAGCATCAACAATAACACAGTAGCCACCCCCTTCGTGCTCAATGGAAAAAGAGTCGGTGGCTGTACGAAGGACAATTATTCCGTTGGGGCCCTTTTCAGTTGTCAAGCGATTCTTGTCCTGAATGTTGGAGACCAGGTGAAAACCAAGGATTTCTATGATGGCCCTTTCCATTGCTCTACATCAGAGTTTATTGGATGGAAATTGTGA